CTTTTTCGCATGATCGAGTACTAATGTTTTACGACCGCGCTTACCCGCTTCTGCCGCACACATTAAACCTGCCGCGCCCGCACCGATGATGACAACATCAAACTTTTCTGTCATGAACAACTACTCATAAAAAACCAATAAAAAAGGATGTGCTTTACGCACATCCTTTGCAATTTGAAGCGATATTCTAGCGATATTTATCTAGATTGCCAATTCACTGCTTAAAGAATCATCGCCGCTAGTAACGTCACAGCCAGTAAAGAGGTCGATAAAATAAACAGCTCTCGAACCCGATCGCATTTACCGGTAAACACTTCATCATGATGATGGTGATACTCTTTACTCTTGATGTAGTGGAAAAGACGGACTTGCTTGGTCACATTACCATGGGTGGTAAAAAAACCATTACCATCAACTTGTTGATATAACAGCGGGTGAGCTTCTCGCATAATATAAATGAGAGAACGCAGTGCAGTCAGGTAACGAGCCATGTTAACTACAGTTACCATCATTAGCGCAAATAGAATGGTGTCAGCATTGATCATCTTTTCCTCCCTACATCTTCATGTTTGCCCAGAGAAAAAGACGATCTAAATTAGAGAGTCTTGCGCTGAAAATTACTCAGCAGGGGCATCCATTATTGAAGATGAACCTTCTTTTGCCAAAGCTGCCAGGTCTTTATCAATGAAGAACAGCGCTTTGCCATCTTCACCAACAAGATCCAGCTTATCTAAGATCCCTTTAAATAACTTCTCTTCCTCGTGCTGCTCTGCAACGTACCACTGTAAGAAGTTGAATGTAGAATAGTCTTGTGATGTAAACGCAACATGAGCCAGCTTATTGATTTTCTCAGTAATCATTTGCTCATGTTCAAATGTCTCGCGGAATACATCGCCTAGGCTATTGAACTCGTGCTTTGGTGCTTCGATCGCACCCAAAATTGGCATTGCACCGGTTTCACTGACGTAAGTGAATAAACGCTGCATGTGCTCCATTTCTTCTACGGCGTGTGCACGTAAAAACTCAGCTGCGCCTTCGAATCCTTTGTCTTCACACCAAGCACTCATTTGTAAGTATAGATTGGATGAGAAAAATTCGAGATTAATTTGCTCATTCAATTGTTCAACCATTGCTTGAGAAAGCATTTGCTACTCCTACTAAGTCTCTGAAGTTAAATTGACTATATCATGTTGGCAACCATAACACTTTGTCTAACAAATGTGGATCTGAGATCACTCTTGCAAAATTTATTCAACCAAGGTGCTAATCTTTAAACAGATACTTACAAGGAGATAGCATTATGAGTTATCAGCATATTCTGGTTGCCATCGACCTCTCTGAAGACAGTAAATTGTTGGTCAACAAGGCGGTATCCTTGGCCAAACCTCTCGATGCCAATATTTCGTTTGTCCATATCGATGTCAATTACGCAGAGCTCTACACAGGGCTGATTGATATCAATCTAGCAGAGACCCAACACCAGGCCATTGAAGCCTCGCAAAAGCAGCTGCAAAACCTCGCAGAACATGCAAACTATCCAATCAAACACACCTTAGTCGGCAGCGGTGACTTAAATAACGAATTGTGTGACACCATCAAGGAGTTCAATATCGACTTAGTGGTTTGTGGGCATCATCAGGATTTTTGGAGCAAACTGCTCTCTTCTACTCGACAGCTGATTAACTGCTCACCAGTCGATATGTTGGTAGTACCTCTTAAAGACTGATTCGAAATCCATATTGGTATAAACTGCGCCCATAGCTTTTGATAATGAGTCTTAATTATGGGGTATTTATCCGCTGTCACTTTATTGTGGGCATTCTCTTTTAGCCTGATCGGCGTTTATCTTGCCGGTCAGGTTGATTCGTGGTTTTCTGTATTTATCCGAGTTGCTCTCGCAAGCTTGGTGTTCCTGCCATTTTTGAAGTTCAAAGGCGTTGATAAGGGCCTAATCGCCAAGTTAATGACCGTCGGTGGCTTCCAGCTTGGTTTGATGTATTGCTTCTACTATCAGTCGTTCTTGCTGCTCTCAGTTCCGGAAGTTTTACTCTTCACTATCTTCACCCCTATTTATGTCACCTTGATCTATGACTTGCTTAAGCGTCGCTTTTCCCCTTGGTACTTAGTGACCGCCGCAATTGCCGTCGCGGGTGCAGCCGTGATCAAGTTTGCCGATATCAATGAGAATTTTATTGCCGGCTTCCTAGTGGTTCAAGGGGCCAACATCTGCTTTGCCATTGGCCAGGTCGGCTACAAATATCTTATGGAGCAATATGAGGTTGAGCTGCCACAACACGCCATCTTTGGTTACTTCTATCTAGGGGCATTGTGTGTCGCAACGGTCGCGTTCGCTCTGATGGGTAACCTAGATAAAATGCCAACCACCAGCACTCAGTGGGGAGTTCTCATTTATCTTGGCTTGATCGCGTCGGGTATCGGCTATTTTGCTTGGAATAAAGGCGCGACCATGGTCAATGCAGGCGCACTGGCGGTAATGAACAATGCGTTAGTACCTGCGGGGCTTATCGTTAACATCCTGATTTGGAATCGCGACGTCGAGCTTGTGCCACTTATGATTGGTGGGGCAATTATTTTGCTTTCACTGTGGGTCAACGAGACTTGGGTGAAACGTAAGGTCGAGCAAAGTTATCAATCGGCGTAAACGAAAAAAGCTCTCCAAGTGGAGAGCTTTTTTATATCTAGTGAATACTTGATTGATTCTGCGCTGACCTTGCTTCAGGTATTAGCGCTGCCAACTCTTTTGAGTACTCAATGCTGGCTTCAAGTTTCTTTTGACGTTTCAGCAGCTTGTTTTGCTTTTTAGCCAATTTAAGCAATTTCTTTTGCTGCTTAAATTGCTTCTTCAACGCTTTGTTGGCTTTCTTTACCGCCTTCTCATCACTTAAGTCCAGCGTGTTCAGCTCAATAGCCTCGGTAGACTTCTCTGCAATGGCGACTTTTTGCAACTGTGCTTTCTGTTTTACTTTTTCAACAACGCGACGTACAGCCTGAGTTTGTTGCTCTGTGCGTTGTGTCGGTGGCAGCGCTTCCGCTAGCAGACCACAACCCTTTTGTTCGGCCAGAGGCTTATTCTGGCAAGCTTGAGGGGGAATCGCCGCAGGTTTGCATAGTGAAGCATTATCAGCAGAAGAGCGTGCACATGAACGGCAGACAAATTTAGGCTCTACCACCAAACGATGGATATCACCTAAGTTTTCAGCAATTTGCTTGCGATTCATCTTACAAAGTCGTTTAGCCACTCTACTACTCCAGCTAATAATACGAATA
Above is a genomic segment from Vibrio orientalis CIP 102891 = ATCC 33934 containing:
- the uspB gene encoding universal stress protein UspB; the protein is MINADTILFALMMVTVVNMARYLTALRSLIYIMREAHPLLYQQVDGNGFFTTHGNVTKQVRLFHYIKSKEYHHHHDEVFTGKCDRVRELFILSTSLLAVTLLAAMIL
- the ftnA gene encoding non-heme ferritin, translating into MLSQAMVEQLNEQINLEFFSSNLYLQMSAWCEDKGFEGAAEFLRAHAVEEMEHMQRLFTYVSETGAMPILGAIEAPKHEFNSLGDVFRETFEHEQMITEKINKLAHVAFTSQDYSTFNFLQWYVAEQHEEEKLFKGILDKLDLVGEDGKALFFIDKDLAALAKEGSSSIMDAPAE
- the uspA gene encoding universal stress protein UspA is translated as MSYQHILVAIDLSEDSKLLVNKAVSLAKPLDANISFVHIDVNYAELYTGLIDINLAETQHQAIEASQKQLQNLAEHANYPIKHTLVGSGDLNNELCDTIKEFNIDLVVCGHHQDFWSKLLSSTRQLINCSPVDMLVVPLKD
- a CDS encoding carboxylate/amino acid/amine transporter, whose product is MGYLSAVTLLWAFSFSLIGVYLAGQVDSWFSVFIRVALASLVFLPFLKFKGVDKGLIAKLMTVGGFQLGLMYCFYYQSFLLLSVPEVLLFTIFTPIYVTLIYDLLKRRFSPWYLVTAAIAVAGAAVIKFADINENFIAGFLVVQGANICFAIGQVGYKYLMEQYEVELPQHAIFGYFYLGALCVATVAFALMGNLDKMPTTSTQWGVLIYLGLIASGIGYFAWNKGATMVNAGALAVMNNALVPAGLIVNILIWNRDVELVPLMIGGAIILLSLWVNETWVKRKVEQSYQSA